In Octopus bimaculoides isolate UCB-OBI-ISO-001 chromosome 14, ASM119413v2, whole genome shotgun sequence, the following are encoded in one genomic region:
- the LOC106876373 gene encoding bromodomain-containing protein 8 isoform X4, giving the protein MATAPKHKGKHVLLDKWSIKEQLSLACSVMKNGDQNWMSVSRAIKAFAEGGSRPADWFSQKNCALLYAELLEKVEIPKRKRSDKEANETPGELIVRKLTMDRLEELKKIIVEEENRYRKLKREIECIKNGQFDDCIQEVWEAMVQEKKVKDAAVQAAAAAAAAASRKTGRTEGSLDPHRTLASIGSFKIKRPNPKRSRPPSSTDVFDDKDDEPTTETSTAEKITEAEDFEPRHITPQVTEQPELVNTTTTNSSSSSSNSSSSSSSSSSSKVVQTQAAGTSVPVVSQGSSQQQQQQQQQQQLHLKQLQHIQMQQLQQLQLQQQQQQQQQQQQKQQQQQQQQQQQKQRQSQQQQLHTLSQLSQQQQQQQQQQQQHAQQQQQQQTQPPQQQQQQQQQSVQLQQQLQQLPPQPPPPPPQQQQQQQQQQQQQQQQLQQQQQQKTKPTPPSSPLLSSLLQSKLKSADSLQQLKKEAEQEHSAFQALQHLQVPVTHSLQLPLSTSSALTAVELPVNVTTSSSSLNVSISSKPVSSSSNHSSPVTTPLPAIATLSTSQLSTLSSTASTVTSTQQLPPMTVLAASKVLSSATPTVLGALSGDLPTVMNRVSVDNTSPSTSAPTLSKLLGTPNQTKIHSLGLDTSPGLAVSQSLEKKEVEIEDPLAVKEESIESTTTQATDPQSVTQETIEEKIPVPNIQDEDTSSLDSQAKEPVTVEDVKPKVTLHTATNVDLDEEETQQVPALSPKTEGEDTHGAATTFAETVSLESLHKSETPTSTLTTQTQLKMDETSKDSSDDQPITETEGVDSPAINSKFISVDEEISISMKDEPPSPSSSVSSKLSEPTSSAGRPRGRGRGRKKGGINRRNVKRQIIEDEKKEDGNSSKHSEAELTEDDSARESDDPTNAILLARSTLSGALSDSIPNSPASLSHYSDTEDEKAYRTWKKSIMLVYRAAATHKYANVFLHPVREEIAPGYHSIVHRPMDLSAIKKNIENGVIRSTTEFQRDMMLMFTNAIMYNSSDHNVYKMAREMYNDVMQHIEQFVSTQLMVQTEPKMLRPSRRMENIEKEEDTKKRKTDPNQDGGKKKKRPKPVTPEDTPPKTPNE; this is encoded by the exons ATGGCTACCGCTCCTA AACACAAAGGGAAACATGTTCTGTTAGACAAATGGTCAATCAAAGAACAACTTTCGCTGGCCTGTTCTGTTATGAAGAATGGTGACCAGAACTG gATGTCTGTCAGTCGTGCAATTAAAGCATTTGCTGAAGGAGGATCTCGACCTGCAGATTGGTTCTCTCAAAAG AATTGTGCCTTACTGTATGCAGAGTTATTGGAGAAAGTGGAAATCCCAAA AAGAAAACGTAGTGATAAAGAAGCTAATGAAACTCCTGGTGAATTAATTGTACGCAAACTCACCATGGATCGACttgaagaattgaaaaaaattatcgTTGAAGAAGAAAACAGATACAG AAAGTTAAAACGAGAAATTGAATGCATAAAAAACGGCCAGTTTGATGACTGTATCCAAGAAGTATGGGAAGCCATGGTCCA GGAGAAGAAGGTAAAAGATGCCGCTGTccaagctgctgctgctgctgctgctgctgcttctcggAAGACTGGAAGAACAGAAGGTTCTTTAGATCCTCACAGAACTTTAGCCTCAATAG gtTCCTTTAAAATAAAACGTCCGAATCCGAAACGTAGccgaccaccatcatcaacagatGTGTTTGACGATAAAGATGATGAACCCACAACAGAAACTTCAACAGCCGAGAAAATTACA GAAGCTGAAGACTTTGAACCGAGACACATAACGCCACAGGTGACCGAGCAGCCTGAGTTggttaatactactactactaatagtagcagtagcagcagcaatagtagtagtagcagcagcagcagcagtagtagtaaagtggTGCAAACTCAGGCAGCTGGTACATCTGTGCCGGTAGTGTCACAGGGATcatcacagcagcagcaacaacagcagcagcagcaacagttgcaCTTGAAACAGTTACAACATATTCAGATGCAACAGTTACAGCAgctgcaactacaacaacaacaacaacaacaacagcaacaacaacaaaagcaacagcaacagcagcagcagcagcaacaacagaagcagcgtcaatcacaacaacagcaacttcatACTTTGTCTCAACTgtcacagcaacagcagcaacaacaacagcagcagcagcaacacgcacagcaacagcaacaacaacaaacacaacctccacagcaacaacagcaacagcagcagcaatctgtacaactacaacaacagttgcaacagctaccaccacaaccacctcctcctccaccacaacagcaacagcaacaacaacaacaacaacagcagcagcagcagcaactacagcagcaacagcaacagaaaaccAAACCGACCCCACCGTCGTCTCCACTGCTCTCTTCCTTATTACAGAGTAAATTAAAAAGTGCTGACAGCCTCCAGCAACTGAAGAAG GAAGCTGAACAGGAACACTCTGCTTTCCAGGCACTTCAACATTTGCAAGTTCCAGTCACACATTCTCTTCAATTGCCACTTTCCACTTCATCAGCGCTGACCGCAGTGGAATTACCAGTTAATGTGACAACCAGCTCATCGAGCCTGAACGTATCCATTTCCAGTAAGCCAGTCTCCTCAAGCAGTAACCACAGTTCACCTGTCACCACTCCACTGCCAGCTATTGCAACCCTCAGCACATCTCAACTATCAACTCTCTCTTCCACTGCCAGCACTGTCACTTCTACACAACAACTGCCACCAATGACTGTTCTGGCAGCTTCAAAAGTCCTATCTTCAGCCACTCCCACAGTTCTTGGTGCACTCTCAGGTGACCTGCCTACAGTAATGAACAGGGTCTCTGTTGATAATACGTCCCCCTCTACCT CTGCTCCTACATTATCAAAGCTACTTGGCACACCTAACCAAACCAAAATACATTCTCTGGGCCTGGATACTTCTCCGGGCCTGGCAGTCAGCCAAAGTTTAGAAAAAAAGGAAGTTGAAATTGAGGATCCGCTAGCTGTGAAAGAAGAATCCATTGAAAGTACAACTACTCAGGCTACTGACCCTCAATCGGTGACGCAAG aaACTATTGAAGAGAAGATCCCAGTTCCAAACATCCAAGATGAGGACACGTCATCGCTAGATTCACAAGCTAAAGAACCTGTGACTGTTGAGGATGTTAAACCAAAGGTGACGTTACACACTGCAACGAATGTTGACCTAGATGAGGAGGAAACGCAACAGGTTCCGGCTTTGTCACCAAAGACAGAAGGAGAAGACACTCACGGAGCCGCCACAACATTTGCCGAAACTGTGTCCTTGGAGTCGCTGCATAAATCAGAAACCCCAACTTCAACATTGACGACTCAAACTCAGCTTAAGATGGAT GAAACCAGCAAAGACAGCAGTGATGATCAACCTATTACTGAAACAGAAGGTGTCGATTCACCTGCCATCAACTCCAAGTTCATCAGTGTCGACGAGGAAATCTCCATATCTATGAAAGATGAACCACCTTCCCCCTCCAGTAGTGTTTCTTCCAAATTGAGTGAACCTACCTCGAGTGCTGGCCGCCCAAGGGGTCGTGGAAGAG gTAGAAAAAAGGGAGGAATAAACAGACGAAATGTCAAGAGGCAAATAATT GAAGATGAGAAGAAAGAAGATGGCAACAGTTCTAAACACAGTGAGGCAGAGCTGACTGAAGACGATTCAGCCAGAGAAAGTGATGATCCAACTAATGCCATACTGCTTGCAAGATCCACATTGTCAGGCGCCCTATCTGATTCCATTCCAAACAGTCCTGCCTCTTTGTCACATTA CAGTGACACGGAAGATGAAAAAGCTTACCGCACTTGGAAGAAGTCCATCATGCTAGTATACCGGGCTGCTGCTACTCACAA GTATGCTAATGTATTTCTGCATCCTGTTCGAGAGGAGATAGCTCCAGGCTATCACAGTATAGTACACAG accAATGGACTTAAGTGCCATTaagaagaatattgaaaatggtGTTATCCGCTCTACAACAGAGTTCCAACGTGATATGATGCTAATGTTTACTAATGCCATAATGTACAACAGCTCTGACCACAATGTGTACAAGATGGCACGAGAGATGTACAATGATGTTATGCAACACATTGAG CAATTTGTGAGCACACAGTTAATGGTGCAAACGGAACCAAAAATGCTACGGCCATCGCGCAGGATGGAAAATATCGAGAAG GAAGAAGATACGAAAAAACGAAAGACTGACCCCAATCAAGATGGTGGCAAGAAGAAAAAACGTCCCAAGCCAGTAACTCCTGAAGACACGCCTCCAAAAACACCCAATGAGTGA
- the LOC106876373 gene encoding bromodomain-containing protein 8 isoform X7 produces MLLCNYVNPRLKHKGKHVLLDKWSIKEQLSLACSVMKNGDQNWMSVSRAIKAFAEGGSRPADWFSQKNCALLYAELLEKVEIPKRKRSDKEANETPGELIVRKLTMDRLEELKKIIVEEENRYRKLKREIECIKNGQFDDCIQEVWEAMVQEKKVKDAAVQAAAAAAAAASRKTGRTEGSLDPHRTLASIGSFKIKRPNPKRSRPPSSTDVFDDKDDEPTTETSTAEKITEAEDFEPRHITPQVTEQPELVNTTTTNSSSSSSNSSSSSSSSSSSKVVQTQAAGTSVPVVSQGSSQQQQQQQQQQQLHLKQLQHIQMQQLQQLQLQQQQQQQQQQQQKQQQQQQQQQQQKQRQSQQQQLHTLSQLSQQQQQQQQQQQQHAQQQQQQQTQPPQQQQQQQQQSVQLQQQLQQLPPQPPPPPPQQQQQQQQQQQQQQQQLQQQQQQKTKPTPPSSPLLSSLLQSKLKSADSLQQLKKEAEQEHSAFQALQHLQVPVTHSLQLPLSTSSALTAVELPVNVTTSSSSLNVSISTAPTLSKLLGTPNQTKIHSLGLDTSPGLAVSQSLEKKEVEIEDPLAVKEESIESTTTQATDPQSVTQETIEEKIPVPNIQDEDTSSLDSQAKEPVTVEDVKPKVTLHTATNVDLDEEETQQVPALSPKTEGEDTHGAATTFAETVSLESLHKSETPTSTLTTQTQLKMDETSKDSSDDQPITETEGVDSPAINSKFISVDEEISISMKDEPPSPSSSVSSKLSEPTSSAGRPRGRGRGRKKGGINRRNVKRQIIEDEKKEDGNSSKHSEAELTEDDSARESDDPTNAILLARSTLSGALSDSIPNSPASLSHYSDTEDEKAYRTWKKSIMLVYRAAATHKYANVFLHPVREEIAPGYHSIVHRPMDLSAIKKNIENGVIRSTTEFQRDMMLMFTNAIMYNSSDHNVYKMAREMYNDVMQHIEQFVSTQLMVQTEPKMLRPSRRMENIEKEEDTKKRKTDPNQDGGKKKKRPKPVTPEDTPPKTPNE; encoded by the exons ATGCTGTTGTGCAATTACGTCAATCCCCGATTAA AACACAAAGGGAAACATGTTCTGTTAGACAAATGGTCAATCAAAGAACAACTTTCGCTGGCCTGTTCTGTTATGAAGAATGGTGACCAGAACTG gATGTCTGTCAGTCGTGCAATTAAAGCATTTGCTGAAGGAGGATCTCGACCTGCAGATTGGTTCTCTCAAAAG AATTGTGCCTTACTGTATGCAGAGTTATTGGAGAAAGTGGAAATCCCAAA AAGAAAACGTAGTGATAAAGAAGCTAATGAAACTCCTGGTGAATTAATTGTACGCAAACTCACCATGGATCGACttgaagaattgaaaaaaattatcgTTGAAGAAGAAAACAGATACAG AAAGTTAAAACGAGAAATTGAATGCATAAAAAACGGCCAGTTTGATGACTGTATCCAAGAAGTATGGGAAGCCATGGTCCA GGAGAAGAAGGTAAAAGATGCCGCTGTccaagctgctgctgctgctgctgctgctgcttctcggAAGACTGGAAGAACAGAAGGTTCTTTAGATCCTCACAGAACTTTAGCCTCAATAG gtTCCTTTAAAATAAAACGTCCGAATCCGAAACGTAGccgaccaccatcatcaacagatGTGTTTGACGATAAAGATGATGAACCCACAACAGAAACTTCAACAGCCGAGAAAATTACA GAAGCTGAAGACTTTGAACCGAGACACATAACGCCACAGGTGACCGAGCAGCCTGAGTTggttaatactactactactaatagtagcagtagcagcagcaatagtagtagtagcagcagcagcagcagtagtagtaaagtggTGCAAACTCAGGCAGCTGGTACATCTGTGCCGGTAGTGTCACAGGGATcatcacagcagcagcaacaacagcagcagcagcaacagttgcaCTTGAAACAGTTACAACATATTCAGATGCAACAGTTACAGCAgctgcaactacaacaacaacaacaacaacaacagcaacaacaacaaaagcaacagcaacagcagcagcagcagcaacaacagaagcagcgtcaatcacaacaacagcaacttcatACTTTGTCTCAACTgtcacagcaacagcagcaacaacaacagcagcagcagcaacacgcacagcaacagcaacaacaacaaacacaacctccacagcaacaacagcaacagcagcagcaatctgtacaactacaacaacagttgcaacagctaccaccacaaccacctcctcctccaccacaacagcaacagcaacaacaacaacaacaacagcagcagcagcagcaactacagcagcaacagcaacagaaaaccAAACCGACCCCACCGTCGTCTCCACTGCTCTCTTCCTTATTACAGAGTAAATTAAAAAGTGCTGACAGCCTCCAGCAACTGAAGAAG GAAGCTGAACAGGAACACTCTGCTTTCCAGGCACTTCAACATTTGCAAGTTCCAGTCACACATTCTCTTCAATTGCCACTTTCCACTTCATCAGCGCTGACCGCAGTGGAATTACCAGTTAATGTGACAACCAGCTCATCGAGCCTGAACGTATCCATTTCCA CTGCTCCTACATTATCAAAGCTACTTGGCACACCTAACCAAACCAAAATACATTCTCTGGGCCTGGATACTTCTCCGGGCCTGGCAGTCAGCCAAAGTTTAGAAAAAAAGGAAGTTGAAATTGAGGATCCGCTAGCTGTGAAAGAAGAATCCATTGAAAGTACAACTACTCAGGCTACTGACCCTCAATCGGTGACGCAAG aaACTATTGAAGAGAAGATCCCAGTTCCAAACATCCAAGATGAGGACACGTCATCGCTAGATTCACAAGCTAAAGAACCTGTGACTGTTGAGGATGTTAAACCAAAGGTGACGTTACACACTGCAACGAATGTTGACCTAGATGAGGAGGAAACGCAACAGGTTCCGGCTTTGTCACCAAAGACAGAAGGAGAAGACACTCACGGAGCCGCCACAACATTTGCCGAAACTGTGTCCTTGGAGTCGCTGCATAAATCAGAAACCCCAACTTCAACATTGACGACTCAAACTCAGCTTAAGATGGAT GAAACCAGCAAAGACAGCAGTGATGATCAACCTATTACTGAAACAGAAGGTGTCGATTCACCTGCCATCAACTCCAAGTTCATCAGTGTCGACGAGGAAATCTCCATATCTATGAAAGATGAACCACCTTCCCCCTCCAGTAGTGTTTCTTCCAAATTGAGTGAACCTACCTCGAGTGCTGGCCGCCCAAGGGGTCGTGGAAGAG gTAGAAAAAAGGGAGGAATAAACAGACGAAATGTCAAGAGGCAAATAATT GAAGATGAGAAGAAAGAAGATGGCAACAGTTCTAAACACAGTGAGGCAGAGCTGACTGAAGACGATTCAGCCAGAGAAAGTGATGATCCAACTAATGCCATACTGCTTGCAAGATCCACATTGTCAGGCGCCCTATCTGATTCCATTCCAAACAGTCCTGCCTCTTTGTCACATTA CAGTGACACGGAAGATGAAAAAGCTTACCGCACTTGGAAGAAGTCCATCATGCTAGTATACCGGGCTGCTGCTACTCACAA GTATGCTAATGTATTTCTGCATCCTGTTCGAGAGGAGATAGCTCCAGGCTATCACAGTATAGTACACAG accAATGGACTTAAGTGCCATTaagaagaatattgaaaatggtGTTATCCGCTCTACAACAGAGTTCCAACGTGATATGATGCTAATGTTTACTAATGCCATAATGTACAACAGCTCTGACCACAATGTGTACAAGATGGCACGAGAGATGTACAATGATGTTATGCAACACATTGAG CAATTTGTGAGCACACAGTTAATGGTGCAAACGGAACCAAAAATGCTACGGCCATCGCGCAGGATGGAAAATATCGAGAAG GAAGAAGATACGAAAAAACGAAAGACTGACCCCAATCAAGATGGTGGCAAGAAGAAAAAACGTCCCAAGCCAGTAACTCCTGAAGACACGCCTCCAAAAACACCCAATGAGTGA
- the LOC106876373 gene encoding bromodomain-containing protein 8 isoform X3, producing MLLCNYVNPRLKHKGKHVLLDKWSIKEQLSLACSVMKNGDQNWMSVSRAIKAFAEGGSRPADWFSQKNCALLYAELLEKVEIPKKRSDKEANETPGELIVRKLTMDRLEELKKIIVEEENRYRKLKREIECIKNGQFDDCIQEVWEAMVQEKKVKDAAVQAAAAAAAAASRKTGRTEGSLDPHRTLASIGSFKIKRPNPKRSRPPSSTDVFDDKDDEPTTETSTAEKITEAEDFEPRHITPQVTEQPELVNTTTTNSSSSSSNSSSSSSSSSSSKVVQTQAAGTSVPVVSQGSSQQQQQQQQQQQLHLKQLQHIQMQQLQQLQLQQQQQQQQQQQQKQQQQQQQQQQQKQRQSQQQQLHTLSQLSQQQQQQQQQQQQHAQQQQQQQTQPPQQQQQQQQQSVQLQQQLQQLPPQPPPPPPQQQQQQQQQQQQQQQQLQQQQQQKTKPTPPSSPLLSSLLQSKLKSADSLQQLKKEAEQEHSAFQALQHLQVPVTHSLQLPLSTSSALTAVELPVNVTTSSSSLNVSISSKPVSSSSNHSSPVTTPLPAIATLSTSQLSTLSSTASTVTSTQQLPPMTVLAASKVLSSATPTVLGALSGDLPTVMNRVSVDNTSPSTSAPTLSKLLGTPNQTKIHSLGLDTSPGLAVSQSLEKKEVEIEDPLAVKEESIESTTTQATDPQSVTQETIEEKIPVPNIQDEDTSSLDSQAKEPVTVEDVKPKVTLHTATNVDLDEEETQQVPALSPKTEGEDTHGAATTFAETVSLESLHKSETPTSTLTTQTQLKMDETSKDSSDDQPITETEGVDSPAINSKFISVDEEISISMKDEPPSPSSSVSSKLSEPTSSAGRPRGRGRGRKKGGINRRNVKRQIIEDEKKEDGNSSKHSEAELTEDDSARESDDPTNAILLARSTLSGALSDSIPNSPASLSHYSDTEDEKAYRTWKKSIMLVYRAAATHKYANVFLHPVREEIAPGYHSIVHRPMDLSAIKKNIENGVIRSTTEFQRDMMLMFTNAIMYNSSDHNVYKMAREMYNDVMQHIEQFVSTQLMVQTEPKMLRPSRRMENIEKEEDTKKRKTDPNQDGGKKKKRPKPVTPEDTPPKTPNE from the exons ATGCTGTTGTGCAATTACGTCAATCCCCGATTAA AACACAAAGGGAAACATGTTCTGTTAGACAAATGGTCAATCAAAGAACAACTTTCGCTGGCCTGTTCTGTTATGAAGAATGGTGACCAGAACTG gATGTCTGTCAGTCGTGCAATTAAAGCATTTGCTGAAGGAGGATCTCGACCTGCAGATTGGTTCTCTCAAAAG AATTGTGCCTTACTGTATGCAGAGTTATTGGAGAAAGTGGAAATCCCAAA AAAACGTAGTGATAAAGAAGCTAATGAAACTCCTGGTGAATTAATTGTACGCAAACTCACCATGGATCGACttgaagaattgaaaaaaattatcgTTGAAGAAGAAAACAGATACAG AAAGTTAAAACGAGAAATTGAATGCATAAAAAACGGCCAGTTTGATGACTGTATCCAAGAAGTATGGGAAGCCATGGTCCA GGAGAAGAAGGTAAAAGATGCCGCTGTccaagctgctgctgctgctgctgctgctgcttctcggAAGACTGGAAGAACAGAAGGTTCTTTAGATCCTCACAGAACTTTAGCCTCAATAG gtTCCTTTAAAATAAAACGTCCGAATCCGAAACGTAGccgaccaccatcatcaacagatGTGTTTGACGATAAAGATGATGAACCCACAACAGAAACTTCAACAGCCGAGAAAATTACA GAAGCTGAAGACTTTGAACCGAGACACATAACGCCACAGGTGACCGAGCAGCCTGAGTTggttaatactactactactaatagtagcagtagcagcagcaatagtagtagtagcagcagcagcagcagtagtagtaaagtggTGCAAACTCAGGCAGCTGGTACATCTGTGCCGGTAGTGTCACAGGGATcatcacagcagcagcaacaacagcagcagcagcaacagttgcaCTTGAAACAGTTACAACATATTCAGATGCAACAGTTACAGCAgctgcaactacaacaacaacaacaacaacaacagcaacaacaacaaaagcaacagcaacagcagcagcagcagcaacaacagaagcagcgtcaatcacaacaacagcaacttcatACTTTGTCTCAACTgtcacagcaacagcagcaacaacaacagcagcagcagcaacacgcacagcaacagcaacaacaacaaacacaacctccacagcaacaacagcaacagcagcagcaatctgtacaactacaacaacagttgcaacagctaccaccacaaccacctcctcctccaccacaacagcaacagcaacaacaacaacaacaacagcagcagcagcagcaactacagcagcaacagcaacagaaaaccAAACCGACCCCACCGTCGTCTCCACTGCTCTCTTCCTTATTACAGAGTAAATTAAAAAGTGCTGACAGCCTCCAGCAACTGAAGAAG GAAGCTGAACAGGAACACTCTGCTTTCCAGGCACTTCAACATTTGCAAGTTCCAGTCACACATTCTCTTCAATTGCCACTTTCCACTTCATCAGCGCTGACCGCAGTGGAATTACCAGTTAATGTGACAACCAGCTCATCGAGCCTGAACGTATCCATTTCCAGTAAGCCAGTCTCCTCAAGCAGTAACCACAGTTCACCTGTCACCACTCCACTGCCAGCTATTGCAACCCTCAGCACATCTCAACTATCAACTCTCTCTTCCACTGCCAGCACTGTCACTTCTACACAACAACTGCCACCAATGACTGTTCTGGCAGCTTCAAAAGTCCTATCTTCAGCCACTCCCACAGTTCTTGGTGCACTCTCAGGTGACCTGCCTACAGTAATGAACAGGGTCTCTGTTGATAATACGTCCCCCTCTACCT CTGCTCCTACATTATCAAAGCTACTTGGCACACCTAACCAAACCAAAATACATTCTCTGGGCCTGGATACTTCTCCGGGCCTGGCAGTCAGCCAAAGTTTAGAAAAAAAGGAAGTTGAAATTGAGGATCCGCTAGCTGTGAAAGAAGAATCCATTGAAAGTACAACTACTCAGGCTACTGACCCTCAATCGGTGACGCAAG aaACTATTGAAGAGAAGATCCCAGTTCCAAACATCCAAGATGAGGACACGTCATCGCTAGATTCACAAGCTAAAGAACCTGTGACTGTTGAGGATGTTAAACCAAAGGTGACGTTACACACTGCAACGAATGTTGACCTAGATGAGGAGGAAACGCAACAGGTTCCGGCTTTGTCACCAAAGACAGAAGGAGAAGACACTCACGGAGCCGCCACAACATTTGCCGAAACTGTGTCCTTGGAGTCGCTGCATAAATCAGAAACCCCAACTTCAACATTGACGACTCAAACTCAGCTTAAGATGGAT GAAACCAGCAAAGACAGCAGTGATGATCAACCTATTACTGAAACAGAAGGTGTCGATTCACCTGCCATCAACTCCAAGTTCATCAGTGTCGACGAGGAAATCTCCATATCTATGAAAGATGAACCACCTTCCCCCTCCAGTAGTGTTTCTTCCAAATTGAGTGAACCTACCTCGAGTGCTGGCCGCCCAAGGGGTCGTGGAAGAG gTAGAAAAAAGGGAGGAATAAACAGACGAAATGTCAAGAGGCAAATAATT GAAGATGAGAAGAAAGAAGATGGCAACAGTTCTAAACACAGTGAGGCAGAGCTGACTGAAGACGATTCAGCCAGAGAAAGTGATGATCCAACTAATGCCATACTGCTTGCAAGATCCACATTGTCAGGCGCCCTATCTGATTCCATTCCAAACAGTCCTGCCTCTTTGTCACATTA CAGTGACACGGAAGATGAAAAAGCTTACCGCACTTGGAAGAAGTCCATCATGCTAGTATACCGGGCTGCTGCTACTCACAA GTATGCTAATGTATTTCTGCATCCTGTTCGAGAGGAGATAGCTCCAGGCTATCACAGTATAGTACACAG accAATGGACTTAAGTGCCATTaagaagaatattgaaaatggtGTTATCCGCTCTACAACAGAGTTCCAACGTGATATGATGCTAATGTTTACTAATGCCATAATGTACAACAGCTCTGACCACAATGTGTACAAGATGGCACGAGAGATGTACAATGATGTTATGCAACACATTGAG CAATTTGTGAGCACACAGTTAATGGTGCAAACGGAACCAAAAATGCTACGGCCATCGCGCAGGATGGAAAATATCGAGAAG GAAGAAGATACGAAAAAACGAAAGACTGACCCCAATCAAGATGGTGGCAAGAAGAAAAAACGTCCCAAGCCAGTAACTCCTGAAGACACGCCTCCAAAAACACCCAATGAGTGA